The following nucleotide sequence is from Rhizobium sp. NZLR1.
AGGAGATTTAGCGCTCTCGCGATTCAGAAGGACAAAGACGCTGACCTCGACATCCTTCGGCAGGTCCTTCTGTTTCGGGCCGCGGGCGATTGCATCGATCTCACGCTTCAGTTGCTTGACGCTGTCGTCGGTCGTCAAGCTGACGATATCAGGCACTTTCAGTTTCTGCGCCGCCGGTTTGAGCCGCACTGCACCGTTCTGCTGCGCGCGCACCGCGTTCACGTTAGAATCGCCGTTTGCCACGCAACGCAGACGGCTATTGAGTTTGCGCATGCGATCAAGTGGATTGGCCATCTCAGTTCAAGGTCCTTTTTCGATCCGAGGATTCTATTGCGACAAGCACTTTCTGAAGTGGACACACAGTTCTAGAAATCGGCCCATCGGCGCCATGAGATACTGAAGTCGCACGTGAGCGTTTGTGGCGCGTGACGCTTCAATCCGTTGGCAAATCACTCCACACGAACCAAGCGAGCTAGTTCAACCGGGTAGGCAGATTGAACTGCGTCGGACTGAGGTCCAGTTTCTGTTCAAAAACCTTGAGATCGGTAGGCTCCAGCACCATGCCACCTGAAACATCGCCGCCCTGCGGAAGGGCGCTACCTTGGATGTCTGAAAAGCTGGGAATCTTATTCTCCGGCCAATCGTCTATAGCGTCGAGCTGGATGCGCTTCGGTTCAAGGACAACACCAAGTGAATTCGGATCTAGCCGATATGCTGACGTCGCGAAAATCTCGCGGGTATTCGCAGCGTTACTTTCAATGCTTTCAATCGAGGCGGAGACCGTTCCGGTCGGCAGAACGTCGAGCGTTGCCCCGTCCGACGTCTTGAGATTACGAGCGATTGCATTGAATTTTCCAACTGCGACAGCCAAAGTTTCTGGATTTTCGAGATTAACGCGCAGTGTGGCAACCGTCGCCGTGACAACTATGGGAACTGAAGTGCATAGACTGCCGGTGAGTCCAGCGTGGCACTGCAGTTCGTTCACGACCTTTGTTTCCAGAGTCCAGTCTGGTCCGTACGTCGCGACCGCCCAGTACATTGCCTTTGCT
It contains:
- a CDS encoding DUF1353 domain-containing protein; translation: MQRDLLAKSGSSDSSFKRVLLAAALLCCSAIEINAAEFFGNFSSGPSGQFIDADPRPLFELSNNFSFDDPNGLKWDVPAGEKVDGASIPQAFWSIIGGPFEGPYLKASIIHDYFCTKQNRTAHDTHRNFYYGMRANGVAEWKAKAMYWAVATYGPDWTLETKVVNELQCHAGLTGSLCTSVPIVVTATVATLRVNLENPETLAVAVGKFNAIARNLKTSDGATLDVLPTGTVSASIESIESNAANTREIFATSAYRLDPNSLGVVLEPKRIQLDAIDDWPENKIPSFSDIQGSALPQGGDVSGGMVLEPTDLKVFEQKLDLSPTQFNLPTRLN